Proteins from a genomic interval of Zingiber officinale cultivar Zhangliang chromosome 2A, Zo_v1.1, whole genome shotgun sequence:
- the LOC122043961 gene encoding cysteine proteinase inhibitor 1-like yields the protein MKSFSLFLLFSLLLLLSCNAGATSGGWKPIGDLQDPHIIDIAKFAVDEHNKEATSQLRLVSVVKGETQVVAGINYRIVLKAGVPGAKVNVYEAVVWEKEWEKFRKLVSFDLRWTQN from the coding sequence ATGAAATccttttccctctttcttctcttttctcttcttctcctcctcagcTGCAATGCCGGCGCTACTTCCGGCGGTTGGAAGCCGATCGGGGACCTCCAAGACCCCCACATCATTGACATCGCCAAGTTCGCCGTCGACGAGCACAACAAGGAGGCCACAAGCCAGCTGAGACTCGTGAGCGTGGTCAAGGGGGAGACTCAGGTGGTGGCGGGCATAAATTACCGGATAGTTCTTAAGGCGGGAGTTCCCGGAGCAAAGGTGAATGTGTACGAGGCCGTGGTGTGGGAGAAGGAGTGGGAGAAGTTCCGGAAGCTCGTCTCCTTCGATCTGCGTTGGACCCAAAATTAG